The window CGTCAGCAGCGTCCGTGAATCGAAGACGTTTGATGATGTCGGTGGCATGATCACACGATCGGCCTACGCCCAGTTGCAGTATTCGCCGTTGAACCTGGCCGGCACGATCCTCTCGATGGCCGTCGTTTATCTGGCTCCGGTGATCATTGCCCTGATCGGAGGGTATCCCGCGGACCTGTTTGCCTTGGGATCGTGGGCGCTGATGGCAATCGCCTTCCAGCCCACCTTGCGGTATTATCGACGCTCGCCCCTCTGGGGCCTCATCCTCCCAGCCATTGCGTTTGCCTATCTGATGTACACGATCAACTCTGCCTATCAGTATTACAGGGGCCGAGGCGGTATGTGGAAGGGACGTGCCCAGGCCAACCTGTCCGGTTTCCGATGACAACTGCTTCCGACCTCCGCTCCGGCAAGACCCATCGCGACGAGAATTTTCCTGTCGCGTCGTGGATCATTCATCCGCGGCATCGCGCGCTGATCCTGGCGTTTTACAACTTCGTGCGCACGGCGGACGACATCGCCGATCATGCGTCGCTCAAACCGCAACAGAAGCTCGATCTGCTGGACCGTCTGGAAGACGGCCTGTTCGGCCGCAACGAGGATCAGCCCGAAGCGGTGATTTTGCATCGCGCGCTGGCGGACCGTTCGCTGGCGCCGAAGCATGCGCAGGATTTGCTCAACGCCTTCCGCCTCGACGTCACCAAGCTGCGTTACGACAACTGGGACGAAGTCATCCATTATTGCTCGCTCTCGGCGATGCCGGTGGGCCGGTTCATGCTGGATGTGCATGGCGAAGACCGTGCCACCTGGGCGGCATCGGATGCGCTGTGCGCGGCGCTGCAGATCAACAATCACCTGCAGGATTGCGGCAAGGATTATCGCGATCTCGATCGGGTCTATGTGCCGCTCGATGCTCTGGCCGCGGCAGGCGCGAGCGTGGAGCAACTTGGGCAGGATCGTGCGCCGCCGGCCCTGCTGAATTGCCTGCAGAAGCTGGCGCAGCGCACCGAGACGCTCCTGCATGATGGCAAGTCGCTCGGCCCCAGCGTCAAGGATCTGCGTCTTGGCCTGGAGGTTTCGGTGATCCAGACCTACGCCGAAAAGATCGTCAAGCTGCTGCAGGTTCGCGATCCCCTGAGCGAGCGCGTTCATCTGTCGAAGCTGCAATTCGCTGGCTACAGCTTCACGGCGATCGCTGCCGGGTTGTTCCAGCGCGCGACCGGCACAACGGCTGTGTCCAGGACGGCGTCCGGCGCATGACCGATCAAGCCACTTCCACCACCGCCGCCGGCCAGGCGTCCGGCAGTTCGTTCTACGCTGCGATGCGGATTCTGCCGCCCGCGCAACGCGAGGCGATGTTCCAGATCTACAGCTTCTGCCGCCATGTCGACGACATCGCCGATTCCGATGGTCCGCGCCCCGAGCGGCTCGAGGCCATGGCGCAATGGCGCCGCGACATCGACGCGCTTTATCAGGGCAATCCGCCGCCCTCGGTTGCGGCTTATGTCCCGGCGGTGAAGACCTTCGGCTTGAAGCGCGAGGACTTTCTTGCGGTGATCGACGGCATGGAGATGGATATTCCAGCCGATATTCGCGCGCCGGATGCCGCCACCCTGGATCTGTATTGCGACCGCGTCGCCAGTGCCGTCGGCCGGCTGTCGGTGAAGGTGTTCGGCATTCCCTCGCCCGACGGCGAGGCGCTGGCGCATCATCTGGGACGCGCGCTGCAGCTGTCGAATATCCTGCGCGACATCGATGAGGATGCGTCCCTCGGCCGGCTTTATCTGCCGCGCGAAGCGCTGATCGCGGCGGGCATCACCTCCACGGATCCCGTGGAAGTGGCCGCGCATCCGGCCGTGCCGAAGGTGTGCGTGCCGCTGATCGCACAGGCGCAGGCGCATTATGAGAAAGCCGATGCCATCATGGCGCGGTATCCCCGGCGCATCGTCAAGGCGCCGCGCATCATGTCGGAATACTACCACGCAATTCTCGATCGGCTGATCGCGCGTGGTTTCGCGCCGCCGCGCGAGCCGGTGAAGCTCAGCAAGGCGGCCAAACTCCTCATTCTCGCCAAATATGCCTTTATCTGAAGCGAGCGCCACATTCGAAGGTTCATAATTATCTGATGACAAAGACGGTTCATATTATCGGCGCCGGGATTTCCGGCCTTTCCGCCGGTGTGCGGCTCGCCAACGCGGGTTACACCGTGCATGTGCACGAGGCGACGCAACTGCTCGGCGGCCGTTGCCGGTCCTATTTCGACGGCGCGACGGGATTGACCATCGACAACGGCAATCACCTTCTGCTGTCGGCCAATCATCATGTGCTGACATATGCACGGACCATCGGCTCGGAAAAGGGGCTGGCCGGGCCGGACAAGGCGGAATTCTTCTTCGTCGACTTCAAGGCCGACAAGACATGGTGGCTGCGGCTGAACGACGGCCGCGTGCCGTTCTGGGTGTTCGACAAGTCGAGCCGCGTGCCCGATACCAGCATCGGCGATTATGTCGCGCTGGCGCCGCTGACCTGGGTCGGCGAGGACAAGCTGGTCGGCGATGTCATTCCCTGCAAGGGGCCGCTGTACGATCGTCTGGTGCAGCCGCTGCTGCTGGCCGCCCTCAATATCGATCCGCCGAAAGGCTCGGCAAAACTCGCCAGCGCCATCGTGAAGGAGACGCTGCTGGTCGGCGGCAAGGCGTGTCGCCCCCTGGTGGCGCGCGATGGCCTGAGTTCCGTGCTGATCGACCCGGCGGTTGAGTTCATCCGGGCCCGTGGCGGCAGCGTCACTATCGGTCACGAGCTGCGTGAGCTCGTCCGATCGGGG is drawn from Bradyrhizobium prioriisuperbiae and contains these coding sequences:
- the hpnD gene encoding presqualene diphosphate synthase HpnD, translated to MTDQATSTTAAGQASGSSFYAAMRILPPAQREAMFQIYSFCRHVDDIADSDGPRPERLEAMAQWRRDIDALYQGNPPPSVAAYVPAVKTFGLKREDFLAVIDGMEMDIPADIRAPDAATLDLYCDRVASAVGRLSVKVFGIPSPDGEALAHHLGRALQLSNILRDIDEDASLGRLYLPREALIAAGITSTDPVEVAAHPAVPKVCVPLIAQAQAHYEKADAIMARYPRRIVKAPRIMSEYYHAILDRLIARGFAPPREPVKLSKAAKLLILAKYAFI
- the hpnE gene encoding hydroxysqualene dehydroxylase HpnE, with the protein product MTKTVHIIGAGISGLSAGVRLANAGYTVHVHEATQLLGGRCRSYFDGATGLTIDNGNHLLLSANHHVLTYARTIGSEKGLAGPDKAEFFFVDFKADKTWWLRLNDGRVPFWVFDKSSRVPDTSIGDYVALAPLTWVGEDKLVGDVIPCKGPLYDRLVQPLLLAALNIDPPKGSAKLASAIVKETLLVGGKACRPLVARDGLSSVLIDPAVEFIRARGGSVTIGHELRELVRSGDKVESLKFVDDAVTLGPQDAVVLAVPARPAAALLPGLSAPTKFRAIVNAHFRYDSPAHLPPFMGIVGGLVEWLFAFPQRLSVTISDGDRLIDTPREQLAQAIWADVCRAADITAEMPAWQIVRERRATFEATPEQNALRPGSTTAWTNLFLAGDWTDTGVPATIEGSVRSGDRAADHVLRMS
- the hpnC gene encoding squalene synthase HpnC, translating into MTTASDLRSGKTHRDENFPVASWIIHPRHRALILAFYNFVRTADDIADHASLKPQQKLDLLDRLEDGLFGRNEDQPEAVILHRALADRSLAPKHAQDLLNAFRLDVTKLRYDNWDEVIHYCSLSAMPVGRFMLDVHGEDRATWAASDALCAALQINNHLQDCGKDYRDLDRVYVPLDALAAAGASVEQLGQDRAPPALLNCLQKLAQRTETLLHDGKSLGPSVKDLRLGLEVSVIQTYAEKIVKLLQVRDPLSERVHLSKLQFAGYSFTAIAAGLFQRATGTTAVSRTASGA